Proteins from a single region of Streptomyces griseiscabiei:
- a CDS encoding gluconokinase, giving the protein MRTPQVVVVMGVAGTGKTTIGPLLAARLGVPYAEGDDFHPEANIAKMSAGTPLDDADRGPWLDAIGAWAHGRDGLGGVVSCSALKRAYRDRLRAAAPGVVFVHLAGDRALIEDRMSHRQGHFMPTALLDSQFATLQPLRADEAGVTVGVAGTPEEIAERAVAALREFDPAAS; this is encoded by the coding sequence ATGCGTACCCCTCAGGTCGTCGTGGTCATGGGCGTGGCAGGGACCGGCAAGACCACGATCGGCCCCCTGCTCGCTGCCCGGCTCGGCGTTCCGTACGCCGAGGGCGACGACTTCCACCCCGAGGCCAACATCGCCAAGATGTCGGCCGGAACACCGCTGGACGACGCGGACCGGGGGCCGTGGCTGGACGCCATCGGGGCCTGGGCGCACGGCCGGGACGGACTCGGCGGGGTGGTCAGCTGTTCCGCGCTGAAGCGCGCCTACCGGGACCGGCTGCGGGCCGCCGCGCCCGGGGTCGTCTTCGTGCACCTCGCCGGGGACCGCGCGCTCATCGAGGACCGGATGTCGCACCGGCAGGGCCACTTCATGCCCACCGCGCTGCTCGACTCCCAGTTCGCCACGCTGCAGCCGCTCCGGGCGGACGAGGCGGGCGTGACGGTCGGTGTGGCGGGCACGCCCGAGGAGATCGCCGAGCGGGCGGTCGCCGCGCTGCGGGAGTTCGATCCGGCCGCCTCGTAA
- a CDS encoding GntP family permease: protein MTRLNVELLAADPVEPITSAGHAQLGIAVLAGIAVIVVLITRFKVHAFLALTIGSLALGAFAGAPLDKAIASFTTGLGTTVAGVGVLIALGAILGKLLADSGGADEIVDTILAKAGGRAMPWAMVLIASVIGLPLFFEVGIVLLIPVVLMVAKRGNYSLMRIGIPALAGLSVMHGLIPPHPGPLVAIDAVGANLGVTLALGLVVAIPTVIIAGPLFSKYAARWVDVPVPERMIPPRASEELEKRPGFGATLATVLLPVVLMLAKALVDIVVDDPENMVQRVFDVAGSPLIALLAAVIVGMFTLGRAAGFTKERLGSTVEKSLAPIAGILLIVGAGGGFKQTLIDSGVGRMILEISEDWSIPALVLAWLIAVAIRLATGSATVATISAAGLVAPLAADMSTTHTALLVLAIGAGSLFFSHVNDAGFWMVKEYFGMTVGQTIKTWSVMETIISVVAGAIVLLLSLII, encoded by the coding sequence GTGACCAGACTCAACGTCGAGCTGCTGGCAGCGGACCCCGTCGAGCCGATCACCTCGGCCGGGCACGCGCAGCTGGGCATCGCCGTACTGGCGGGCATCGCCGTGATCGTCGTGCTCATCACCAGGTTCAAGGTGCACGCCTTCCTGGCGCTGACCATCGGCTCGCTCGCGCTGGGCGCGTTCGCCGGGGCGCCGCTGGACAAGGCGATCGCCAGCTTCACCACCGGGCTCGGGACGACCGTGGCCGGGGTGGGCGTCCTCATCGCGCTGGGTGCGATCCTCGGCAAGCTGCTGGCGGACTCCGGGGGCGCCGACGAGATCGTCGACACGATCCTCGCGAAGGCCGGCGGGCGGGCGATGCCCTGGGCGATGGTGCTGATCGCCTCCGTGATCGGGCTGCCGCTGTTCTTCGAGGTCGGGATCGTGCTGCTGATCCCGGTCGTGCTGATGGTCGCCAAGCGCGGCAACTACTCGCTGATGCGTATCGGCATCCCGGCCCTCGCCGGTCTGTCCGTGATGCACGGGCTGATCCCGCCGCACCCCGGCCCGCTGGTCGCGATCGACGCCGTGGGGGCCAACCTGGGGGTCACGCTGGCGCTTGGCCTGGTCGTGGCGATACCGACCGTGATCATCGCCGGGCCGCTGTTCTCGAAGTACGCGGCCCGCTGGGTGGACGTGCCGGTGCCCGAGCGGATGATTCCCCCGCGCGCCTCGGAGGAGCTGGAGAAGCGGCCCGGGTTCGGCGCGACCCTCGCGACCGTGCTGCTGCCGGTGGTGCTGATGCTGGCCAAGGCGCTGGTGGACATCGTCGTCGACGATCCCGAGAACATGGTGCAGCGGGTCTTCGACGTGGCCGGCTCACCGCTGATCGCGCTGCTCGCGGCGGTGATCGTGGGCATGTTCACGCTCGGGCGGGCGGCCGGGTTCACCAAGGAGCGGCTGGGGTCGACCGTCGAGAAGTCCCTCGCGCCGATCGCGGGCATCCTGCTGATCGTCGGCGCGGGCGGCGGCTTCAAGCAGACGCTGATCGACTCCGGGGTCGGGCGGATGATCCTGGAGATCTCCGAGGACTGGTCCATCCCCGCGCTCGTCCTGGCCTGGCTGATCGCGGTCGCCATCCGGCTGGCGACGGGGTCGGCGACCGTCGCGACGATCTCGGCGGCCGGCCTGGTGGCCCCGCTCGCCGCGGACATGTCGACGACCCACACGGCCCTTCTCGTCCTCGCCATCGGCGCCGGCTCGCTCTTCTTCAGCCATGTCAACGACGCCGGGTTCTGGATGGTGAAGGAGTACTTCGGGATGACCGTCGGCCAGACCATCAAGACCTGGTCGGTGATGGAGACGATCATCTCGGTGGTGGCGGGGGCGATCGTGCTGCTGCTGTCGCTGATCATCTAG
- a CDS encoding cytochrome b/b6 domain-containing protein, producing the protein MNPLLDEPPVRSEARVRRFTAAERWIHRTTAALMGVCVVTAACLYVPALAELVGRRALVVTVHKWTGLLLPLPVLAGLASRAFRADLGRLNRWGPHDRVWLRAARRRTPGGRPAAKFNAGQKLYASWIAGATLVMLATGLMMWFTHLTPLMWRTSATFVHDWLALTIGIVLAGHIGMALGDPEARRGLRTGSVSKEWADREHPLWRP; encoded by the coding sequence ATGAACCCACTACTTGACGAGCCCCCCGTGCGATCGGAGGCCCGCGTCCGGCGCTTCACCGCCGCCGAACGCTGGATCCACCGCACCACGGCCGCCCTGATGGGCGTCTGCGTGGTGACGGCGGCCTGTCTCTACGTCCCCGCCCTCGCCGAACTGGTCGGCCGCCGGGCCCTGGTGGTGACGGTCCACAAGTGGACGGGCCTGCTGCTGCCCCTGCCGGTCCTGGCGGGCCTCGCCTCCCGGGCCTTCCGCGCGGACCTCGGCCGGCTCAACCGCTGGGGCCCGCACGACCGCGTCTGGCTCCGCGCCGCCCGCCGCCGCACCCCCGGCGGCCGCCCCGCCGCCAAGTTCAACGCCGGCCAGAAGCTCTACGCCTCCTGGATCGCGGGCGCCACCCTCGTCATGCTCGCCACCGGTCTGATGATGTGGTTCACCCACCTCACCCCGCTGATGTGGCGCACCAGCGCGACCTTCGTCCACGACTGGCTGGCCCTGACCATCGGCATCGTCCTGGCCGGCCACATCGGCATGGCCCTGGGCGACCCGGAGGCCCGCCGGGGCCTGCGGACGGGCTCCGTGAGCAAGGAGTGGGCGGACAGAGAACATCCGCTGTGGCGGCCGTAG
- a CDS encoding molybdopterin-dependent oxidoreductase — MNPEHPAARQAPPEPPEDEDRQREHGAPIGRRVLLGTLGLGALGVVSAPVLQRGMEAFLGEAAQKDPTGLTGLLPNGGGFRYYSVTSSVPRKNAENYRLTVGGLVERRTSYTLADLRALPQTRMVKDVQCVTGWRVPDTPFEGVRLSALLDAAGVRSSAGAVRFTCFDGAYSESLTLEQARRADVLVALRMRDKDISHNHGGPVRLYVAPMYFYKSAKWLSGIEVTKEVEPGYWEERGYDIDAWVGRSNGRDDEPTT, encoded by the coding sequence GTGAACCCTGAACATCCCGCGGCGCGGCAGGCGCCGCCGGAACCCCCCGAAGACGAAGACAGGCAACGGGAGCACGGCGCGCCCATCGGCCGCCGTGTCCTCCTCGGCACCCTCGGCCTCGGCGCCCTCGGCGTGGTCTCCGCGCCCGTCCTCCAGCGCGGCATGGAGGCGTTCCTCGGAGAGGCGGCCCAGAAGGACCCCACCGGTCTGACCGGTCTGCTCCCCAACGGCGGCGGCTTCCGCTACTACTCGGTGACGTCGTCCGTGCCCCGCAAGAACGCGGAGAACTACCGCCTGACCGTCGGCGGCCTGGTCGAAAGACGCACCTCCTACACCCTCGCCGACCTGCGGGCCCTCCCGCAGACCCGGATGGTCAAGGACGTCCAGTGCGTCACCGGCTGGCGGGTCCCGGACACCCCCTTCGAGGGCGTACGGCTCTCCGCGCTGCTGGACGCGGCCGGGGTGCGCTCCTCGGCGGGCGCGGTCCGGTTCACCTGCTTCGACGGGGCGTACAGCGAGAGCCTCACCCTGGAGCAGGCCCGCCGCGCGGACGTCCTGGTGGCGCTGCGGATGCGGGACAAGGACATCAGCCACAACCACGGCGGCCCGGTCCGGCTCTACGTGGCCCCCATGTACTTCTACAAGTCGGCCAAGTGGCTCTCCGGCATCGAGGTCACGAAGGAGGTCGAGCCCGGCTACTGGGAGGAACGGGGCTACGACATCGACGCCTGGGTCGGCCGATCGAACGGGCGGGACGATGAACCCACTACTTGA
- a CDS encoding FAD-binding dehydrogenase yields MSYDADVIVIGAGLAGLAATAELVDAGRKVILLDQEPEQSIGGQAHWSFGGLFFVDSPEQRRLRIKDSHALALQDWMGTAAFDREEDHWPRKWAEAYVNFAATEKRSWLHQQGVRFFPVVGWAERGGYDANGHGNSVPRFHITWGTGPGLVAPFERRVREGVARGLVQLKFRHRVTGLSRSAGAVDTVTGEILEASTIERGQASSRTGTGAFELKAQAVIVTSGGIGGNHDLVRANWPERLGNPPEKMISGVPAHVDGRMLGIAEEAGANLINRDRMWHYTEGIQNWNPIWENHGIRVLPGPSSLWLDARGKRLPVPLFPGFDTLGTLEHIMKTGYDYTWFVLDQKIIGKEFALSGSEQNPDLTGKSVKDVFIRARADVPGPVKAFMDHGVDFVVEKDLGALVRGMNALTKEPLIDEAELRREIVSRDREVANPFTKDLQVMSIRGARNYLGDKLIRTATPHRILDPKAGPLIAVRLNILTRKTLGGLETDLSSRVLTDGGDPLEGVYAAGEAAGFGGGGVHGYRSLEGTFLGGCLFSGRTAGRAAAKATG; encoded by the coding sequence ATGTCGTACGACGCAGATGTGATCGTGATCGGGGCGGGCCTCGCCGGGCTCGCGGCGACCGCGGAGCTCGTCGACGCGGGCCGCAAGGTCATCCTGCTCGACCAGGAGCCGGAGCAGTCGATCGGCGGCCAGGCGCACTGGTCCTTCGGCGGACTCTTCTTCGTCGACTCGCCCGAGCAGCGCCGCCTGCGGATCAAGGACAGCCACGCCCTCGCCCTCCAGGACTGGATGGGCACGGCCGCCTTCGACCGCGAGGAGGACCACTGGCCGCGCAAATGGGCCGAGGCCTATGTGAACTTCGCGGCCACCGAGAAGCGGTCGTGGCTCCACCAGCAGGGCGTGCGGTTCTTCCCGGTGGTCGGCTGGGCCGAGCGCGGCGGCTACGACGCCAACGGCCACGGCAACTCGGTCCCCCGCTTCCACATCACCTGGGGCACCGGCCCCGGCCTCGTCGCCCCCTTCGAGCGGCGGGTGCGTGAGGGTGTGGCCCGGGGGCTGGTCCAGCTGAAGTTCCGGCACCGGGTGACCGGTCTGTCGCGCAGCGCGGGCGCCGTCGACACCGTCACCGGCGAGATCCTGGAGGCCTCGACGATCGAGCGCGGCCAGGCCAGCAGCCGCACGGGCACCGGCGCCTTCGAACTGAAGGCCCAGGCCGTGATCGTCACCTCCGGCGGCATCGGCGGCAACCACGACCTCGTCCGCGCCAACTGGCCCGAGCGGCTCGGCAACCCCCCGGAGAAGATGATCTCCGGGGTGCCCGCGCACGTCGACGGCCGGATGCTCGGCATCGCCGAGGAAGCGGGCGCCAACCTGATCAACCGCGACCGTATGTGGCACTACACCGAGGGCATCCAGAACTGGAACCCCATCTGGGAGAACCACGGCATCCGCGTCCTGCCCGGCCCGTCCTCGCTCTGGCTGGACGCCCGCGGCAAGCGACTGCCCGTGCCGCTCTTCCCGGGCTTCGACACCCTCGGCACCCTCGAACACATCATGAAGACCGGCTACGACTACACGTGGTTCGTCCTCGACCAGAAGATCATCGGCAAGGAGTTCGCCCTCTCCGGCTCCGAGCAGAACCCCGACCTCACCGGGAAGTCCGTCAAGGACGTCTTCATCCGGGCCCGCGCGGACGTCCCCGGCCCGGTGAAGGCCTTCATGGACCACGGCGTCGACTTCGTCGTCGAGAAGGACCTCGGCGCCCTGGTCCGCGGCATGAACGCGCTCACCAAGGAACCGCTGATCGACGAGGCCGAGCTGCGCCGCGAGATCGTCTCCCGGGACCGCGAGGTCGCCAACCCCTTCACCAAGGACCTCCAGGTCATGTCGATCCGGGGCGCCCGCAACTACCTCGGCGACAAGCTCATCCGCACCGCCACCCCGCACCGCATCCTCGACCCCAAGGCGGGCCCGCTGATCGCCGTCCGCCTGAACATCCTGACCCGCAAGACCCTCGGCGGCCTGGAGACCGACCTCTCCTCCCGTGTCCTCACCGACGGCGGCGACCCGCTGGAGGGCGTGTACGCGGCCGGTGAGGCGGCCGGCTTCGGCGGCGGCGGTGTGCACGGCTACCGCTCCCTGGAGGGCACGTTCCTCGGCGGCTGCCTCTTCTCCGGCCGTACGGCGGGCCGCGCGGCGGCGAAGGCGACGGGCTGA
- a CDS encoding DMT family transporter, with amino-acid sequence MSVLVLILAVSAACCLGFGFVLQQQAAAHAPLSDFLSPRLLLDLIRVPRWLGGIGLMVCGMALGAVALSQGEVTLVEPLLATNLLFALALSRRQTRQPLGRQGWAGLVLLAGGVTAFIVAGQPHGGAAVGGPFRQWLIIGVMLGLALLLTAYAKRSRLSAAPVLLAVAAGLLYGIQDALTRVSGQVFGESGWGGLFTTWQPYGVVLLGVTGLLLVQSAFEAGPLRMSLPALTAAQPLAGIVCGVGFLGDRLRMDAGALAWEAAGLAGVVVGVVLLGMHPAMPCGSAGGAREGSGVRVV; translated from the coding sequence GTGTCGGTTCTCGTCCTGATCCTCGCCGTGAGCGCAGCCTGCTGTCTGGGCTTCGGCTTCGTGCTCCAGCAGCAGGCCGCCGCGCACGCCCCGCTGAGCGACTTCCTCTCGCCCCGGCTGCTGCTGGACCTGATACGGGTGCCGCGCTGGCTCGGCGGGATCGGGCTGATGGTGTGCGGCATGGCCCTGGGCGCGGTCGCGCTCAGCCAGGGCGAGGTCACCCTCGTGGAACCGCTCCTCGCCACGAACCTCCTCTTCGCGCTCGCCCTCTCCCGCCGGCAGACCCGCCAGCCGCTGGGCCGCCAGGGCTGGGCGGGGCTGGTGCTGCTCGCGGGCGGTGTTACCGCGTTCATCGTCGCGGGACAGCCTCACGGCGGCGCCGCGGTGGGCGGACCCTTCCGGCAGTGGCTGATCATCGGCGTCATGCTGGGGCTCGCACTGCTGCTCACGGCGTACGCGAAGCGGTCCCGGCTGAGCGCCGCGCCGGTGCTCCTGGCGGTGGCCGCCGGGCTCCTGTACGGCATCCAGGACGCGCTCACCCGGGTCAGCGGGCAGGTGTTCGGCGAGAGCGGCTGGGGCGGGCTGTTCACCACGTGGCAGCCGTACGGGGTGGTGCTGCTCGGGGTGACCGGGCTGCTGCTCGTGCAGAGCGCGTTCGAGGCGGGGCCGCTGCGGATGTCGTTGCCTGCGCTGACGGCGGCGCAGCCGCTGGCCGGGATCGTGTGCGGGGTGGGGTTTCTCGGGGATCGGCTGCGGATGGACGCGGGGGCGTTGGCCTGGGAGGCCGCGGGGCTGGCGGGGGTTGTGGTGGGGGTGGTGCTGCTGGGGATGCATCCGGCCATGCCGTGCGGCTCCGCCGGGGGTGCGCGGGAGGGGTCTGGGGTTCGGGTCGTGTAG
- a CDS encoding NUDIX hydrolase, whose product MSASDEILDIVDENDQVIGQAPRGEVYARGMRHRAVFVLVRDGDGRVFVHRRTATKLVFPSLYDMFVGGVVGAGESYDDAALREAEEELGVSGLSRPEPLFKFLYDDGAGGSWWSAVYEVRCELPVRPQVEEVAWHDFLTEAEVERRLGEWEWVPDGRAAYERLRAGGRWSAGDR is encoded by the coding sequence ATGAGCGCCTCCGACGAGATCCTCGACATCGTGGACGAGAACGACCAGGTCATCGGGCAGGCACCCCGGGGTGAGGTGTATGCGCGGGGGATGCGGCATCGGGCCGTGTTCGTGCTGGTCAGGGATGGGGACGGGCGGGTGTTCGTGCATCGGCGGACGGCCACGAAGCTGGTCTTCCCGTCGCTGTACGACATGTTCGTGGGCGGGGTGGTCGGCGCGGGCGAGTCCTACGACGACGCGGCGCTGCGCGAGGCGGAGGAGGAGCTGGGGGTCTCGGGGCTCTCGCGCCCCGAGCCGCTGTTCAAGTTCCTGTACGACGACGGCGCCGGCGGCAGCTGGTGGTCGGCCGTGTACGAGGTCCGCTGTGAGCTGCCGGTGCGCCCCCAGGTGGAGGAGGTCGCCTGGCACGACTTCCTGACGGAGGCCGAGGTGGAGCGGCGGCTGGGCGAGTGGGAGTGGGTGCCGGACGGGAGGGCCGCGTACGAGCGGCTCAGGGCAGGCGGTCGATGGTCCGCGGGCGACCGGTAA
- a CDS encoding YidH family protein codes for MIEFVRNVRLWFAPAGVREEGRTPDYRFSLANERTFLAWLRTSLALIGGGFAVDQFLPDLRWGWRVGLALALLAAGVLCALRAVNHWVRCERAMRRGEDLPVSRFPAVLSLVVAVVAVAMVAVVLLGWEG; via the coding sequence GTGATCGAATTTGTGCGGAACGTCCGGCTCTGGTTCGCTCCCGCGGGGGTCCGGGAGGAGGGGCGGACCCCGGACTACCGGTTCTCCCTGGCCAATGAGCGGACCTTCCTGGCCTGGCTGCGCACCTCCCTCGCCCTCATCGGCGGCGGCTTCGCGGTGGACCAGTTCCTGCCGGACCTGCGCTGGGGCTGGCGGGTCGGGCTCGCGCTCGCGCTGCTGGCCGCCGGGGTGCTGTGCGCGCTGCGGGCGGTCAACCACTGGGTGCGCTGCGAGCGGGCGATGCGGCGCGGGGAGGACCTGCCGGTGTCCCGCTTCCCGGCGGTGCTCAGCCTCGTGGTCGCCGTGGTCGCCGTCGCGATGGTCGCGGTCGTCCTGCTCGGGTGGGAGGGGTGA
- a CDS encoding DUF202 domain-containing protein encodes MIPPPAAPGAPGRDPGLQPERTRLAWRRTTLTGAVVAVLAGKSALHGGPSATGVTAAALCAALWLGLLALAHRRIDALTAVRPSVLAPRAASVAVLCVIALAVCGAAVVF; translated from the coding sequence GTGATCCCGCCGCCCGCCGCCCCGGGGGCACCCGGCCGCGACCCCGGGCTCCAGCCCGAACGCACCCGGCTCGCCTGGCGTCGTACGACCCTCACGGGGGCCGTGGTCGCCGTACTCGCCGGGAAGTCCGCGCTGCACGGCGGGCCGTCGGCGACGGGGGTGACGGCCGCCGCGCTGTGCGCCGCGCTGTGGCTGGGCCTCCTGGCGCTCGCCCACCGCCGGATCGACGCCCTGACGGCCGTCCGGCCGTCCGTCCTCGCGCCCCGGGCCGCCTCGGTGGCCGTCCTGTGCGTGATCGCCCTCGCGGTGTGCGGCGCGGCCGTGGTGTTCTGA
- a CDS encoding MBL fold metallo-hydrolase yields MTAEEPYTVELASDVYAYVQPDGGWCLNNAGWVSDGVSTLLVDTAATQRRARALYRALEDTTVPAPMLLVNTHHHGDHTYGNKEFMPATIVSHAACRREALASGQHLHLLWPQTDYGDVPVLGADITFTDRTTLHVNDIEVEVIHPGISHTVGDSFVWVPHRRIVFTGDLVFEGGTPFFLMGSLSGSLRALEMLRELGAETVVPGHGPVTDPSSFDRAERYIRFVAEVAEKSHAAGLTPLEAALATDLGEFAELRESERLVANLRRAYAELDGHPEGEGVDPFAGFMDMATVNGGEMMTCHA; encoded by the coding sequence ATGACCGCAGAAGAGCCGTACACCGTCGAGCTCGCGAGCGATGTGTACGCGTATGTGCAGCCGGACGGCGGGTGGTGTCTGAACAACGCCGGATGGGTGAGCGACGGCGTCAGCACCCTGCTCGTGGACACGGCGGCGACCCAGCGGCGCGCCCGCGCGCTGTACCGGGCCCTTGAGGACACGACCGTTCCGGCACCGATGCTGCTGGTCAACACCCATCACCACGGGGACCACACGTACGGCAACAAGGAGTTCATGCCGGCCACGATCGTCTCGCACGCGGCCTGCCGCCGTGAGGCGCTGGCCAGCGGACAGCACCTCCATCTGCTGTGGCCGCAGACCGACTACGGGGACGTCCCCGTCCTGGGCGCCGACATCACGTTCACGGACCGTACGACCCTCCATGTCAACGACATCGAGGTCGAGGTGATCCACCCGGGCATCTCGCACACCGTGGGCGACTCCTTCGTCTGGGTGCCGCACCGCCGGATCGTCTTCACCGGGGACCTGGTCTTCGAGGGCGGGACGCCGTTCTTCCTGATGGGCTCGCTGAGCGGTTCGCTCCGGGCGCTGGAGATGCTGCGGGAGCTGGGCGCCGAGACCGTCGTACCCGGGCACGGGCCGGTCACCGACCCCTCGTCGTTCGACCGGGCCGAGCGGTACATCCGGTTCGTGGCCGAGGTCGCCGAGAAGTCCCACGCGGCCGGTCTCACCCCGCTGGAGGCGGCGCTCGCGACCGACCTCGGGGAGTTCGCCGAACTGCGCGAGAGCGAGCGGCTGGTGGCGAACCTGCGCCGGGCCTACGCCGAGCTGGACGGGCACCCGGAGGGCGAGGGCGTGGACCCCTTCGCCGGGTTCATGGACATGGCGACCGTGAACGGCGGGGAGATGATGACCTGCCACGCGTGA
- a CDS encoding phosphotransferase family protein, translating into MHPDHPPGLDLDRLRALLDTERPGLVGGPLTGRLIEGGRSNLTYEVTDGTARWVVRRPPLGHVLATAHDMKREHRVISALHPTDVPVPRPVLLCDDEEVLGAPFYVMDFVEGTPYRTAEQLAPLGPERTRAAVLGLVDTLVELHAVDPAEVGLADFGRPEGFLDRQLRRWGKQLDASRNRELSGIDELHAALGRQLPHSPAATVVHGDYRLDNVLLGEDDRIRAILDWEMSTLGDPLTDLGLLVMYSVPLALPDSPVSTTATAAGHPDPAEIVERYAARSGRDVSAVSWYTAFAWFKLAVILEGIHYRYTLGQTVGRGFDRIGDLVPVFIEHGLTTLRTGPGSGSASQEG; encoded by the coding sequence ATGCACCCAGACCACCCGCCAGGTCTCGACCTCGACCGGCTCCGCGCCCTGCTCGACACCGAGCGGCCCGGACTCGTGGGCGGCCCGCTCACCGGCCGGCTGATCGAGGGCGGACGGTCGAACCTGACGTACGAGGTCACGGACGGCACCGCGAGATGGGTCGTACGGCGGCCGCCGCTCGGCCATGTGCTGGCGACCGCGCACGACATGAAGCGCGAGCACCGTGTGATCAGCGCGCTGCACCCGACGGACGTACCGGTGCCGCGACCCGTGCTGCTCTGCGACGACGAGGAGGTGCTCGGGGCGCCCTTCTACGTCATGGACTTCGTCGAGGGCACCCCCTACCGCACCGCCGAGCAGCTCGCCCCGCTCGGTCCGGAGCGCACCCGGGCCGCCGTGCTGGGCCTGGTCGACACCCTCGTCGAGCTGCACGCGGTGGACCCGGCCGAGGTGGGCCTCGCCGACTTCGGGCGCCCGGAGGGCTTCCTCGACCGTCAACTGCGGCGCTGGGGCAAGCAGCTGGACGCCTCCCGCAACCGCGAACTGTCCGGCATCGACGAGCTGCACGCGGCCCTCGGCCGACAGCTCCCCCACTCCCCCGCCGCGACCGTCGTGCACGGCGACTACCGCCTCGACAACGTCCTGCTGGGCGAGGACGACCGGATCCGGGCCATCCTCGACTGGGAGATGTCCACGCTCGGCGATCCGCTCACCGACCTGGGGCTGCTGGTGATGTACAGCGTGCCGCTGGCCCTGCCCGACTCGCCCGTCTCCACGACCGCGACGGCCGCCGGGCACCCGGATCCGGCCGAGATCGTCGAGCGGTACGCGGCGCGCTCGGGCCGGGACGTCTCGGCGGTGTCCTGGTACACGGCGTTCGCGTGGTTCAAGCTCGCCGTGATCCTGGAGGGCATCCACTACCGGTACACCCTCGGCCAGACGGTCGGCCGCGGCTTCGACCGCATCGGCGACCTGGTCCCCGTCTTCATCGAACACGGCCTGACGACTCTTCGTACCGGCCCCGGCTCCGGCTCCGCCTCCCAGGAGGGCTGA
- a CDS encoding acyl-CoA dehydrogenase family protein → MDFAFDARTEELRGKLLAFMDAHVYPAEAVAEEQRAELASPWDTPAVVEELKAEARRQGLWNLFLPDSEYGAGLTNLQYAPLAEITGRSPQLAPTALNCAAPDTGNMEVLTQFGDEAQKKQWLQPLLAGEIRSAFAMTEPEVASSDATNITTLIERDGDDYVITGRKWYISGAMNPDCQIFIVMGKTDPGGADVRRQQSMILVPRDTPGVTVKRAMRVFGYEDHYHGGHAEVIFEGARVPAANLIGEEGGGFAIAQARLGPGRIHHCMRLIGMAERAIELMCRRAVTREAFGKSLAQQGVVHNWIADARVAVEQLRLLVLKTAWMMDTVGNKGAHSEIQAIKIATPRTVVDIIDRAIQLHGAGGVSQDFPLAELYAGARTLMIADGPDEVHQRSLARRELKRYV, encoded by the coding sequence ATGGACTTCGCATTCGACGCCCGTACGGAGGAGCTGCGCGGCAAGCTCCTCGCCTTCATGGACGCGCACGTCTACCCGGCCGAGGCCGTCGCCGAGGAGCAGCGGGCGGAGCTGGCCTCGCCGTGGGACACGCCCGCCGTGGTGGAGGAGCTGAAGGCCGAGGCCCGCAGGCAGGGCCTGTGGAACCTCTTCCTGCCCGACTCCGAGTACGGCGCCGGGCTCACCAACCTCCAGTACGCGCCGCTCGCCGAGATCACCGGACGGTCCCCGCAGCTGGCGCCGACCGCGCTGAACTGCGCCGCGCCCGACACGGGGAACATGGAGGTGCTGACCCAGTTCGGCGACGAGGCGCAGAAGAAGCAGTGGCTGCAGCCGCTGCTGGCCGGTGAGATCCGGTCGGCGTTCGCGATGACCGAGCCGGAGGTGGCCTCCTCGGACGCCACCAACATCACCACGCTCATCGAGCGGGACGGCGACGACTACGTCATCACCGGGCGCAAGTGGTACATCTCCGGGGCCATGAACCCGGACTGCCAGATCTTCATCGTGATGGGCAAGACGGATCCGGGCGGGGCCGACGTCCGCCGCCAGCAGTCCATGATCCTGGTCCCGCGTGACACTCCCGGTGTCACGGTGAAGCGGGCGATGCGGGTGTTCGGGTACGAGGACCACTACCACGGCGGGCACGCCGAGGTGATCTTCGAGGGTGCGCGGGTGCCGGCGGCGAACCTGATCGGCGAGGAGGGCGGCGGCTTCGCCATCGCGCAGGCGCGGCTCGGGCCCGGCCGGATCCACCACTGCATGCGGCTCATCGGCATGGCCGAGCGGGCGATCGAGCTGATGTGCCGACGGGCGGTGACCCGGGAGGCCTTCGGCAAGTCGCTGGCCCAGCAGGGGGTCGTCCACAACTGGATCGCCGACGCGCGGGTGGCCGTCGAGCAGCTGCGGCTGCTGGTGCTGAAGACGGCCTGGATGATGGACACGGTCGGCAACAAGGGCGCCCACTCCGAGATCCAGGCGATCAAGATCGCGACGCCTCGGACGGTCGTGGACATCATCGACCGGGCGATCCAGTTGCACGGGGCGGGGGGTGTGAGTCAGGACTTCCCGCTGGCGGAGCTGTATGCGGGGGCGCGGACGCTGATGATCGCGGACGGGCCTGATGAGGTGCATCAGCGGTCGTTGGCTCGGCGGGAGTTGAAGCGGTACGTGTGA